CAACAAATATAACATCATGCATTAGATGATCAATTCTATAATACATgtcaactaaaaaaaaaaaacctcaaatttattaaatttattagaatacATTTCAAGCCAAAGCACATttcaacttaataaaataaactttactAACAAATTGCTACGGAACACAAATATACTGACACTCATCTAAGtctttaaaatctttaaagaaaatatttttttaacaatttattttttataatttttttataatgtttatgtAATAGCTcgtaattaattcattttaaatatagggatcaataaaataataatatatagtctacaattaaaaaattgttaacctATCATAgtctaataaaaaaaaccaaaatctaaactatagaaaaagaaaaagaaaggctTTAATAAACACTTCAAGATAACAGTTTTCTCCCAttccttttacttttcaaattaaaactaaagaaGCACACATATATAAGTTAAAGATAAAACATAGttattaacaatatataattaatacattCACAATTAAGATTCATTGTCATTACTATCTAAGACTATAGAaatgaaacaaatgaattattaataagaactaaaatcaatatttacaaaaaaaaaatcataaaaatatttaaccatacatttaaataaacttaatgaTTATCTACAACAATGCTACGGTAAAATAAAGTTCACTTTGTTATACCGAATTACTGTTTTGTTCAACATTGAATCAAGCCTATGATGATAGATTAAATCTATGTTTCCTCTATACTTACACTTACAAGTGTATAAATGATCAATATATAATTGGGTTTCCTTTATTGAAGTTCTGGAAAACTTTagttataatgttattttaagaaAGAGCATATTTGGGTTGGTGCgtctaagagaaaaaaaaaaaagaaaaagattatcgAAGtaggtttaatatatattattcatggTTTTAACCTTTTATAAGATGGTCCATCGGTGGTTCcacaagttttatttatttatttattcgtaTTCATATAGTTAAAAATACAACTTAATTcgaaattttaaagttaattatttactaaatgcattcaaactttaattataatattaagtaTTTGAAATTTAGAACACatgtaaaaataagattttcatGATGACATGGGGGTCCATTTCTTTGTtgataactttttctttatgaGTTCACGTTATTAACCTTGTTTTTTGTGTCCTccatattataattaaagttctttatattataagtattacgatttctattttaaattttataaatgtttcaattattttaaatctttatacttaaaaaaaataaagcagtATTATTTCATATCCAAACTCGTGATAACATATGTAATCAAAGAAAACTATATCTCAATTTTATTGGttgatatgtatatataagagaaaagtttattttgaaaccttattttttaataaacttttaacaactttatataataataaaatattaaattaaaatataaagtaagttattgaataaaaattaataaaatattgtgaaGAGGGGGTATGAATATACATTATTATCAATGTATCCATATGTTAGGAATGAAATCTAAGATTGAGttttatataatgtaaaatcaATAAAGTTAAgcaacataatataaaaaaatatctacaaatttattactttaaatattttggtAAAAAGTGAGGTTATATACTTTATATGGATTAAATTGTTTCCATTACGTACGTACCTACTCCTCTCAGAATTTCAACTCGAATTTAAGATCTAAAAATAgtgttgtaatattttatatggtgTTTCGTCATGAGTTATTGCAGTAGAATCTTtccaacaaattttaaagaaagactttatataatttctaaacTAAATGTATGAAACGTAGagagttgaaaatgaatttctaTTAAATCTGAGTCATCATTTGAATggtttttaagatatttttttattaatactgtaaaataatatttttaatttaaaaaaattacccccaacatattttgatttaatattgGACAAAAGATGAGATCTGCATTATTAAACCTTAAAGTAAAGGTGTCTGCCAACCACCATGCTTTTGAAACAGTAACATGTAACGTGGGACCTTCTGAATTCtgaattaaatacattttttaatcttaGTTTTTCCAACCATTCTTTTTCAATGGTCCTTTAGGTCAATAAAATCAACCCATCCCCATTTCGAGTAACTTGTCCTGACCATGCTCTTTTGCTTTTATCAAACCATTTTAacatcaaaaatattttttacacactaaaatcttttacttttatactatttttaattactttttttttcttaaaaaatataaaaatttatatttttataacgattttatttttatattttgtgtcaagtaaatataaaagtattatttttcttttaacatttataaacaatttgtatatttttttattcaattacaaatttatcatttattcgTTTTATATGTTCAAAATACACTAATGATGATTTCATGTTATAGTTTCTATTTTCTAACAAGATCCCACCAACACTTGATAttactaatattatattagtgaTCACGTGATAAAGTTAATTTGACTACCATCTCCAtcttgtttattaattaataaaatttacttaacaACGGATTTGGTCTCCAATTATTGgggttttcttttagtttttcgAAATGTCCCTTTAACTTCTGGTATCTGAAAAATATgttgtattcttttttttttttttttaattttgtggaCTCTTCTtcgtttaatgttttttttttttttacttttttttaggtCATTAGAAAAGTATAACATATTTCCGATAACGTGTTGGATTAGTATAGTTAAGTaacaatgataaaataaaatacaaattaaaccaaaaattacaaatatcgTACTATTCGAATTTGCTACGCGTAGATTTTACCTATATAACACGTACGATACGATATAAGTTGAATCTGTAAATTAATTCAAGCTAGCCTTATCCAATTAAgggtttattttattgatctattagttgttaatattgtatttattgtCCCCTCATAAAAAAGGTTGAACCTTAGTTTTGTTGCAGTCacatgaattatatatattttttaatatattaattattacaaaaatctttaacatattgcaagcaataatatattaaaagaatgaaagaaaaatattttgaattttatataagaTATAATGTATCAAAATTGGTATAACAAGTTATAATatgaataagttttaaaaaattgagaaacttaacatataaatatagtaaattaTATGAATCAAATACATTTGACGTGTAatggtttatcaatcacaatataCTCTCacaatttttattgttattgatgtGTTGCGCTTGTTAAGTAGTGTGTATCTAGTGCTCATAAGTGTTCTAGAGATTATGCAAATAtctcttgcaaacaaacaaatgATGATAACTCAACCTTTTATAATTGGAGATCTTGTGAAAAAGGTTTGTATAGGTAAGGactgttaagaagtggactttaaacctaactcaactccataAAATCagcttataaggtgaggtttgcacccacttatatatatatatatatatatatatatatatatatatataatatcaaattggtcttatctttaaTCGATGCGAGACTTCTAATACACTCCTTCCCGCCAAGGTATAGACATCATCTTGAGCGTGAGACtaaacattaatgggtggtctaATAACGGGTgaaacaatatgcccaacaaacaacaaatattgctAGGTTAGACTCTAACCAAGCTCTCatatcatgttaagaagtggactttaaacttaactatTGCCCACTCAATTTAGAATATGTGTGTGgttaatttagagtatataactTATTATACCAATTCTTATACATTACATCTTATATGAGATccaagattttcttctttcgttcttttcatatattaacttttgcaatatgtggggaTTGTTATgataatcaatatattataaaagaatataattataaagatGCAATAGAGTATAATACTACATAAATGTTCACACATGGTGGTGGTTGTGAACGTTGGACTTCTTTGCTTTGCAAGTCaggatatattatttttccacTCATCTATACCTCTCCTACACTTATAAATCGATGCTCTTTTTCACCTTAAAAAAGATACATCGCTCACATATCTCTTCTTTCACTCTtgcttattcttttttcttctctttatctTCAATCTTGAgtgtttatttattctttaacaAAGTTTTCCTTACTACTTTTGAATTCGTTGATGTATTTAGAGACGTTCCTGttatatcttaaataaattcTTAACTACAGTAATCATTCACCTATAAGAAAATCCATTTAACTTGTGTTTTTATCAGTTTTTTCAATAGTTGTGTGGATgcaacttatttaaattatcttttatttcataaaaaaagtatattgaaatattaaatcaaaGTTATTGAACGGAGCATTGAACTTGGagaatgaaattaataataaagaaattaaccCTAGTTTTGTAGGTCTTGTTTGTTTGGATAGACAGTGTCGTGCTTCGTACATGGAATTAATTAACGTTCATAGCTAAATTTGTTGAAGTAGTTGGTACAAACTGGGATTCTGGGAACGTCTTGCTCGAACCACATGTCgatttgattattaattaatgtagATCTTGTCTAACTTTCAGTTAGGATTTCAACCTAAACCCCCAGACATTTTTGCTTGGATTTTGCTGAACatgtattttatttcatcttagTCAATAATCtgaaataaaagtatttgaTTGATGTACTTTATTTACTCAAGAACAAAACGTGTAATGAACACaaaatttttaagttattgAGATCCGCGCACTTTTTATTACTATAGTTTATTTGCATatgaaaattcaataataatgtaattagaaaaaaatgtaaagttacttaaagaaaaaaaaagtaatatttttttattttaaataaaatatttgtgtacCAAGAAGTacataatttaaacaaaacatgaaaaatgttGGTACAAAATTTATAGTTTGTAAGGTTGAAGTTGAATTTTATTGACTAGAAATAGTtagtttttttgttgatgtGCTCAATAGTTTTCTAAGTCATaagtcaatttaatttaattaaaagagtTTTTAGATGAAGTTGAGAAtgtgtttaaaaaattgatttataagaGTGTATAATGACATAAATTAATATGATGATAgagaatttcatatttaaaaataatacggTGGTTAGaatgttattttattcatatatttgatacaattttattttattaatgacacTGTGAGAaaccaattataatatatatatatatatatatatatatatatatatatatatataaattaattagttatattACTTTTCTTATAACGTTACATTTAACAAGGAATCAAATGTTACTGAACCCGACAAACATATGATTGGTAGCATGATGAAGCAATGAACTTTGGCATGGACAAACATAATTTGCAAATATTTGTTAagcaattttatatttcaatctatatataattaaccACTCCAACCCTTGTTCTATTTTCTAACCCTTCTTCTGTCTCGACAAAGTTCGCATTATTGTATTTGgctttttgataacttttttccttttaaattgatttgaatTTAGGAAAGAGTTGaatatgtgtttattttttagtgttttaattttgatgtgatatttgaattgtttttatataaaattttgattttagtttttaaaaacaaataaataaataaatataatattttaattaatcatattacatttttttacggttaaacatgtatttttattaatattaaaaaaacatattaaataatataaatatctcaaataccaacataaatatataaaaagattaacgaaattaaattaaaaaagttatatatatatttattattaaaatttagaaacttaaatataacaaaattttacatgGAAACATATTCTAGTTTTGTGTGGAagttaaagtaaaaaacatatctattcttatattataatgttatttttagattatttgtataaattctTTGGTGAAACATACGTGGTTTTAAACATAAAGGTAAATTCCAATTTAAAGTCTACCAATTCACTATATGGTGAGAGGCTTATGTACTTCAACATTGATGAAGTGGCAGTTTGATCGATCATGCAggaattatgataataaaaagaaaaacgtaTATCAAAGAGCTTGTTCCTCTGATATTGTTCCGTGGAGAATGCCACTATGATGGCATGATCATCTTTCATTATATATCATCGTATTGAAAGTCTTTTTCTGAAATgacaaatattcaatatttattattaaagtttggAAACTTAAATACatcaaaattttgtataaaacaaattttaattttgtatggagattaaaaaactaaaattatatttaattctagTTTATAATGTTAGTGAGttatttgtataaattcctTGACGAAACATATGTGGTTTTAAACTATAATGGAGCAGATAAGagataagaaaaagagaaattgatATTAAGAACAGAACATGGTTGAAAATACAAGAAAGGCAGAGATGATACATGCGACAATGAAACATGGTTAGCTACGGACACTTTATGCGAATAAAGTGGGCATAGCTTGGTTATTATTGACGATGTGAATGACAGAATTTGAAGTGTATTGATTTATATAGAGCTAACCATACCCTCCTCTGATTCGGAGGCCACAGGTTGCATAACTTGAACAGATCTtctgttaataaaattacattgttttcttatttctccTCTGTTCCCGGTGAGAACACCGATATTTCCCATTTTTATCATTGATTTGGCAAAGCTGCTAAAGAAAGCCTTTTGGTCAGCACTGAACCTGTTGACAAGAGGGATGGTGTCAGCACCGGGTGTTGAGAACAACTCTTGGTCACTCTGAAGCAAACCCCTCTTAACCTGAAGGTTGGAGTAATAGTTTTTGTCCAATCTATCAGGAGTGGTTGGGTCAAAATTTACCAAGTTGTTTGGTCCACCTTGAGGGCATATATTACGTAATTGTTGTGCGTAAGCAGGGTCGAGAGTTGGATCGGGTCTGCCAGTGCCACTGAAGTTGTACAATCGGGTAAGAATGAAAAAGCAGTGAGCTCTGCCAAATGAATGAGCACCTGAAATCGAACCACATGGAAATGCgttttcaacactttttccatttattattgttattgctGCAAACTGGGGAAGATTTGTTATTACCTGAGAGTGCAACTAGATCAGTAGTGTCAAGACGTTGAACAGCAAATGCTGCTTTAAGTTGATCGAGTGTGGAGAAAGGAGAAGGAAGGTTTTGTTCAGCAAGTGTTCTGTTTGCTGTTAAACTATCCCTTCTTCCCAGTGGAAATTTGATGAAAGGACCACCAGCCTATCAATATTAAATCACACACTACTTTTACATCATTGGACAACTTCAAAAAGGTGAAAAGAAGTATGGTCTGAGTTCTGAGACGTACCAGAATAGAAGAAACTTCAGCTGCAATAGTAAGAATATCTGCACAAGAAACAACGCCGGGACAAACATTCTCCACTGCTGTCTTGATGTCATTCACCACATCCAAACCTCTTATGGAGTTGTTGTTTGGCCGGGCTTGTTGCTCACTCACTATCGTTGCAGTGTTGTTCAACAAAATCGATGCATCACAACCCTGCAAGCCACAATATATATCAGTTTCTTTCTAATTCGttcttaaaaatatcaaatgtttGATAGTTGTTTCAACATGAAAAAATTACATACTTGAACAAAACAGTCGTGAAAGAAAAGCCTGACGAGACTGGCAGGCAGACGAGGATCCTTTTGTGAAGCTCTCTCTACCACTTTGAACACAACAAGACGCACGGGTGGACAAGTCCACAAGTAGAAGAAGGGGTCTAGTTGTGCATCTGAGGAAAAGGGTAACCCTCCAAGCACCACTAGGGCTGTTACCACAACACAAAGAAACCTCATTTTCATGCCTAAAACGTTAACCCCTTGAGTGTTTTTGTGTGTTACTGTATTAATTCTGAGACAGACCATAATGCTACACTATTTATAGCTACAAATTGCCATGTCCTTGCTCCTGAGTTGTGAAATGAAGAACAAGACTTCCTGTTGGGCACGTTATCTGGTACAAAAcgcatatatttttaaaaataattctcacACAAGTTGTTTGTTTATACTAAATGATGAATTAAGTATTTATGATAGATTATGCTAAGAGCCACTTCTTCAAGGAAGGTGCAATGCTAGTCTTTACCGTGTTGCAATTCTTAATCGACTCATTCATTGCCAAGTCAACTCTTGTCGATTACTGCCAAAAAAAG
Above is a genomic segment from Vigna radiata var. radiata cultivar VC1973A chromosome 10, Vradiata_ver6, whole genome shotgun sequence containing:
- the LOC106775758 gene encoding peroxidase E5, whose protein sequence is MVCLRINTVTHKNTQGVNVLGMKMRFLCVVVTALVVLGGLPFSSDAQLDPFFYLWTCPPVRLVVFKVVERASQKDPRLPASLVRLFFHDCFVQGCDASILLNNTATIVSEQQARPNNNSIRGLDVVNDIKTAVENVCPGVVSCADILTIAAEVSSILAGGPFIKFPLGRRDSLTANRTLAEQNLPSPFSTLDQLKAAFAVQRLDTTDLVALSGAHSFGRAHCFFILTRLYNFSGTGRPDPTLDPAYAQQLRNICPQGGPNNLVNFDPTTPDRLDKNYYSNLQVKRGLLQSDQELFSTPGADTIPLVNRFSADQKAFFSSFAKSMIKMGNIGVLTGNRGEIRKQCNFINRRSVQVMQPVASESEEGMVSSI